In Sphingobacterium sp. R2, the genomic stretch GAATACATACAAATACCCGATACTCCGATGAACTCGCGGATATTTATTTAATAGATAAGTATTAAACTGCGTAAAACCCGCAGGCAAGGCAAAGATAGCTGTGCAAACATGGACATAAAACACGTAGCGATACCACCAAAATTCTTCAATTTCCGTTTGTTTAATCATCAAGAAATTTGCGTCGAGTGAGAAACCACGATAGCGAAGAGTGATTTCTGCCATTAGCAGACAGCTATAGGTAAAAATTAAAAGCCAAAATCCCTGCAATATCGAAAATTGAGCTTTTTTAAACATATCTTCTCCTTAATTGCTTCGGATAGCTTCCACGGGATCCAATCGAGACGCCATTAAGGCAGGAACAATGCCCGATATTAGCCCAATAAAAGTAGAGAGTGAAATTGTCAGGATAACCATTTTCAAACTAACGACGATAGCAACACCAGTCGCAGCCTGCACAAGAAATGCTAAAAAATATACAACGATCAGACCTATCCCTCCCCCCAAGAGGCAGAGCACGATAGATTCTATTAAAAACTGCGAAAGAATAAAGAAATTTTTGGCTCCCAGCGCTTTTTGAATTCCGATGATGTGTGTACGCTCCTTAACGCTAACAAACATGATATTGGCAATACCGAAACCACCGACTAGGATTGAAAAAATACCAATCGAAAAACCCGCAAGATTAATTATTCCAAAGAGCTGATCCAATGCACCTGTAATCATTGTTGTCTGATTAATAGAAAAATTTTCCTCCCGCTGAGGAGATATACGACGAATTGAACGCATTAATGTCTTTGCTTCACTCTCTGCCTCGGCCAGTGTATAGTTCGGTTTAATAACCATCGCTATACTTGGTGAAAAATTATCATAATTGACCAAATTCCTCGCGAGCTCAAATGGAATAAAGGCGGTATCATCAGGTGAGGTATTGATTAATACACCATTTCCTTCTTTCTTTAACACGCCAATAACTTGAATTTTTCGGCCTAGCATATTGATATATTTGCCAACCGGTTCATCATTAGGAAAAAGTCCTTCCGCTATATTGGCTCCCAATACAGTCACGAGGGCGCCCCCCCTAGATTCACTTTCGGCAAAGTAACGGCCATCTACGATATTTAAATTTTGAATATATAGGTTTTCGTAGGTAGCGGCATTAACCGATGAGCCCTGTGCAGAATTACTTTTATATTTTATTGTCGTATTGCCGATATTGATCATATAAGCCATATATTCAGCAGTTGTCATTCGGCTTTTTAAATCCAGATAATTATTATACGTGGGTTCCGGTCTATTCAAGTATTTCCACCAAGGGAAATTTGGTCCTCCATCCCAAGGCCATTTTTCTATGTAGAGAGTCTTGCTTCCTATCTTCTTTACTGATTCCTCAATATTATTCCGAAGTGTATCTACTGCGGAGAATACGCCAATAATCGTAAAAATACCAATGGTCACACCCAACAGCGACAGTAAAGTGCGTGTACGATTGTCTTTTAATGCTGAAAAAGCAAACTGACAACTCTCCAATATCAATCTAAAAAATTGCATAATTTGTATTCTAAAATACAATATAGTTTTGATTTAATGTCAAAATCGTTAAAAATATCTACTTAATTAGAATTACCGCCTGTCTATACCCAAAAAAGTTATAACTTTGTATGCTTTTTGCAGCCTAATATTTGGTGCACTGTAATGCACTAAAAGGTAGACATTAAAATATATATCATTAAAGATGAAGTTATCTCAATTTAAATTCAACTTACCAGAATCATTACTTGCTTCTGAACCTTCTGAAAATCGTGACGAATCGCGCTTGATGGTCCTACACAGAGATAGTGGTAAAATTGAACACAAAATTTTCAAAGATGTATTGGATTATTTCGATGACAAAGATGTCATGATTTTAAACAATACTAAAGTTTTTCCAGCGCGTCTTTATGGTAATAAAGAGAAAACTGGAGCTACGATTGAAGTTTTCTTGCTGCGTGAATTGAACAATGAGCTTCGCCTTTGGGATGTATTGGTCGATCCTGCACGCAAAATACGTGTTGGCAATAAATTATATTTCGGCGATGAAGACTTACTAGTTGCTGAAGTCGTGGATAATACAACTTCAAGGGGCCGTACGATCCGGTTTTTATTTGATGGCACCGATGAAGAGTTCCGCCGTAATATCGAGATCTTAGGTGAAACACCTTTACCTAAATACATCAAGCGTAAAGCTACACCAGAAGACAAGTTCCGCTACCAAACTATTTACGCAAAAAATGAAGGAGCTGTTGCCGCTCCTACGGCTGGACTTCATTTCTCTAGAGAATTAATGAAACGCTTAGAATTGAAAGGCGTTGATTTTGCAGAGGTTACTCTTCACGTTGGTCTTGGAACTTTTCGTACTGTTGAAGTGGAAGATTTAACTAAGCATAAAATGGACTCTGAACAGTTCATCATAACTGACGAAGCTGCAAAAGTTGTTAATAGAGCTATAGACAATAAACGTCGCGTATGTGCTGTAGGAACGACTTCTATGCGCGCAATAGAATCTTCTGTTTCTGCTGACCATCATTTAAAAGCAGCATCGGATTGGACAAGTAAGTTTATTTATCCTCCTTACGATTTCAGTATCGCTAACTCCATGATCACAAATTTCCACACACCAGAATCCACTTTGCTAGTGATGATTGCTGCGTTTGCAGGTTATGAAAATGTAATGAATGCATATGAAGTTGCTGTGAAGGAAAAATATAGATTCTATAGCTATGGCGATGCGATGTTAATCGTTTAATCCTATGTTTAATAA encodes the following:
- a CDS encoding ABC transporter permease gives rise to the protein MQFFRLILESCQFAFSALKDNRTRTLLSLLGVTIGIFTIIGVFSAVDTLRNNIEESVKKIGSKTLYIEKWPWDGGPNFPWWKYLNRPEPTYNNYLDLKSRMTTAEYMAYMINIGNTTIKYKSNSAQGSSVNAATYENLYIQNLNIVDGRYFAESESRGGALVTVLGANIAEGLFPNDEPVGKYINMLGRKIQVIGVLKKEGNGVLINTSPDDTAFIPFELARNLVNYDNFSPSIAMVIKPNYTLAEAESEAKTLMRSIRRISPQREENFSINQTTMITGALDQLFGIINLAGFSIGIFSILVGGFGIANIMFVSVKERTHIIGIQKALGAKNFFILSQFLIESIVLCLLGGGIGLIVVYFLAFLVQAATGVAIVVSLKMVILTISLSTFIGLISGIVPALMASRLDPVEAIRSN
- the queA gene encoding tRNA preQ1(34) S-adenosylmethionine ribosyltransferase-isomerase QueA; amino-acid sequence: MKLSQFKFNLPESLLASEPSENRDESRLMVLHRDSGKIEHKIFKDVLDYFDDKDVMILNNTKVFPARLYGNKEKTGATIEVFLLRELNNELRLWDVLVDPARKIRVGNKLYFGDEDLLVAEVVDNTTSRGRTIRFLFDGTDEEFRRNIEILGETPLPKYIKRKATPEDKFRYQTIYAKNEGAVAAPTAGLHFSRELMKRLELKGVDFAEVTLHVGLGTFRTVEVEDLTKHKMDSEQFIITDEAAKVVNRAIDNKRRVCAVGTTSMRAIESSVSADHHLKAASDWTSKFIYPPYDFSIANSMITNFHTPESTLLVMIAAFAGYENVMNAYEVAVKEKYRFYSYGDAMLIV